In Pseudomonadales bacterium, a single window of DNA contains:
- a CDS encoding acyl-CoA/acyl-ACP dehydrogenase: MEFDLDIGLSDEMRAIRETCRRFATEVLRPTGIQLDRLCAQAVIAPESPLWSVLKQFRTLGLGGGAMIDDASLSPAERALTHSIVVEELSAGDVGLFIACALQNIAPSIAQAAGREDLVEFFTARDEICCLALTEPGCGSDIVAFTEPSYRDPRVKPVLKCRREGDVYLLNGQKSSWVSTGSIAGSASVYATFENSPVGLADGAVFLMPLDLPGITRGKPTEKIGQRTLNQGEIFFDNVEVPARFLIGEGPEIYPLVWEMTLKGANIAMGQQFVGVARAAYELALDYAKQWVQGGGPIIQHQNVKNRLFSMFQKVETARALARRVAIADAVHPGGVPFQYAATSKVYVTQAAFDVAHDAIQTLGGNGLTHAYLAEKLFRDARSSLIEDGENSMLGLMAAARF; this comes from the coding sequence ATGGAATTCGACCTGGACATCGGATTGAGCGACGAGATGCGCGCGATCCGGGAAACCTGTCGGCGCTTTGCAACCGAAGTCCTGCGCCCCACCGGAATCCAGCTCGACCGCCTTTGCGCCCAGGCCGTGATCGCACCCGAATCACCGTTGTGGAGCGTGCTGAAACAGTTCCGCACACTCGGTCTCGGTGGCGGCGCGATGATCGACGACGCATCGCTCTCGCCTGCCGAGCGCGCGCTGACGCACAGCATCGTCGTCGAGGAACTGTCTGCCGGCGACGTCGGTCTGTTCATTGCGTGTGCGCTGCAGAACATCGCTCCCTCGATCGCGCAGGCGGCTGGCCGCGAGGATCTGGTCGAGTTCTTCACTGCCCGCGACGAGATCTGCTGTCTGGCACTGACCGAGCCGGGCTGCGGCAGCGACATCGTCGCGTTCACCGAGCCGAGCTATCGCGACCCGCGCGTGAAGCCGGTACTGAAATGTCGCCGTGAAGGTGATGTCTACCTCCTGAACGGTCAGAAATCCTCCTGGGTATCGACCGGCAGCATCGCCGGCTCGGCCAGCGTGTATGCGACTTTCGAGAACTCCCCGGTCGGGCTTGCCGACGGTGCGGTATTCCTGATGCCTCTCGATCTGCCCGGGATCACCAGGGGCAAGCCAACCGAGAAGATCGGCCAGCGCACACTGAACCAGGGCGAGATCTTCTTCGACAACGTCGAGGTGCCGGCACGCTTCCTGATCGGCGAGGGCCCGGAAATCTACCCGCTCGTCTGGGAAATGACCCTGAAGGGAGCCAATATCGCGATGGGCCAGCAGTTCGTCGGCGTTGCGCGAGCCGCCTACGAGCTCGCACTCGACTACGCAAAGCAGTGGGTGCAGGGCGGCGGGCCGATCATCCAGCACCAGAACGTGAAGAACCGTCTGTTCTCGATGTTCCAGAAAGTCGAGACGGCACGCGCGCTGGCGCGCCGCGTGGCGATCGCCGACGCCGTGCATCCTGGAGGCGTGCCGTTCCAGTACGCTGCCACCAGCAAGGTCTACGTGACCCAGGCTGCATTCGACGTTGCGCACGACGCGATCCAGACGCTGGGGGGCAACGGCCTCACCCACGCGTATCTGGCCGAAAAGCTGTTCCGCGATGCCCGCTCCTCGCTGATCGAGGACGGCGAGAACAGCATGCTCGGCCTGATGGCAGCGGCACGGTTCTGA
- a CDS encoding nitroreductase family protein, whose translation MELKEIIGRRRSIRIFASWRPVERAKIQKMLEAARRASCAGNVMNIRAIVIWRDQASKELLDSIKLPISYQQMQTAPVFILWYNEPMAYEGEHWVKTVSELVETRRMGVHIEETISEVKQKLAPGFLMNDPRVTGNTPGALMDCGQAIAQATLVAYDEGLGSCLMGGPVLGRVGRRLKMPETGVALALQAVGYPAESWEAGGQTVKPALEELFHEMEYGTPFRSDPAVVAELEREGLLQAPAPLPWRDAELRALAKATDLETKLWRDDAFEVLADDPKSSW comes from the coding sequence ATGGAATTGAAGGAAATCATCGGCCGGCGCCGCTCGATACGCATCTTTGCCTCATGGCGTCCGGTGGAGCGCGCGAAGATCCAGAAGATGCTCGAGGCGGCACGACGCGCCTCCTGCGCCGGCAACGTGATGAACATTCGCGCGATCGTGATCTGGCGCGACCAGGCGTCGAAGGAGCTGCTCGACAGCATCAAGCTGCCGATCAGCTACCAGCAGATGCAGACCGCACCGGTATTCATCCTCTGGTACAACGAACCGATGGCCTACGAGGGCGAGCACTGGGTGAAGACCGTTTCCGAACTGGTCGAGACGCGTCGCATGGGCGTGCACATCGAGGAGACGATCAGCGAGGTGAAGCAGAAGCTCGCACCGGGCTTCCTGATGAACGATCCGCGCGTGACCGGCAACACACCCGGCGCGCTGATGGATTGCGGGCAGGCGATCGCGCAGGCGACGCTGGTTGCCTACGACGAGGGGCTCGGCAGCTGCCTGATGGGCGGACCGGTGCTCGGTCGCGTCGGACGCCGCCTGAAGATGCCGGAAACCGGCGTTGCGTTGGCCCTGCAGGCGGTCGGCTATCCGGCCGAATCGTGGGAGGCCGGTGGGCAGACCGTCAAACCGGCGCTCGAGGAACTGTTCCACGAGATGGAATACGGCACACCGTTCCGTTCCGACCCGGCAGTGGTCGCCGAGCTCGAACGCGAGGGGCTGCTGCAGGCACCGGCACCGCTGCCGTGGCGCGACGCAGAACTGCGTGCGCTGGCGAAGGCAACCGACCTCGAGACGAAGCTATGGCGCGACGATGCCTTCGAGGTACTCGCCGACGACCCGAAATCGAGCTGGTAA
- a CDS encoding thiolase family protein: protein MRLNAVVAGVGMTPFGKHLDKSIKWLGGQPALEAIRDAGIHPDEIEAAYVGNCAAGIVTGQESIRGQVVLSSIGLGKFPIINIENACGSGSTALNQAAMMISAGYYDVVLVVGFEKLFHENRAITFSAFGGAIDVEARDAFMATNTAGQSEGSGTKRSMFADFYGVLAREYMASHGTELRHFAMVSAKNSVHGSLNPRAQFQKAVTVEEVLAEPVIVDPLTRPMICPVADGGAAVVLVSERKARRMGIERPVRIVSSVVHSYFEHPDNSPENVMSISIAEAYHDAGVGPRDLSLVELHDSSAVTELLTYEHLGLCEAAEVAAFLERGESSLGGRIPVNTSGGLLRKGHPVGATGVAQIAEVTWQLQGRAGGRQVQGARVGLCHNGGGSLGNDTAVMNITIAMR from the coding sequence ATGCGTCTGAATGCAGTGGTCGCCGGTGTCGGCATGACACCGTTCGGCAAGCACCTCGACAAAAGCATCAAGTGGCTCGGCGGCCAGCCGGCCCTGGAAGCGATTCGTGACGCCGGCATCCACCCCGACGAAATCGAAGCCGCCTACGTCGGCAACTGCGCTGCCGGCATCGTGACGGGGCAGGAATCGATTCGCGGCCAGGTCGTGCTGAGTTCGATCGGCCTCGGGAAATTCCCGATCATCAATATCGAGAACGCCTGCGGCAGCGGCTCCACGGCGCTGAACCAGGCCGCGATGATGATTTCCGCCGGCTACTACGACGTGGTGCTGGTGGTCGGCTTCGAGAAGCTGTTCCACGAGAACAGGGCGATCACCTTCAGCGCCTTCGGCGGCGCGATCGACGTCGAGGCCCGCGACGCGTTCATGGCCACCAACACGGCCGGCCAGAGCGAGGGATCGGGCACGAAGCGTTCGATGTTCGCCGACTTCTACGGCGTGCTGGCGCGCGAGTACATGGCTTCGCATGGCACGGAGCTGCGCCATTTCGCGATGGTGTCGGCGAAGAACTCGGTGCACGGCAGCCTGAATCCGCGCGCGCAGTTCCAGAAGGCGGTCACGGTGGAAGAAGTGCTTGCCGAGCCGGTGATCGTCGATCCGCTGACGCGCCCGATGATCTGCCCGGTCGCCGACGGCGGCGCAGCAGTGGTGCTGGTGAGTGAGCGCAAGGCGCGCCGCATGGGTATCGAGCGACCGGTGCGCATCGTTTCCTCGGTGGTGCATTCGTACTTCGAACACCCCGACAACTCGCCGGAGAACGTGATGAGCATCTCGATCGCCGAGGCCTATCACGACGCCGGCGTCGGGCCACGGGATCTCAGCCTGGTCGAACTGCACGACTCGTCGGCAGTGACGGAGCTGCTGACCTACGAGCATCTGGGGCTGTGCGAAGCCGCCGAGGTCGCCGCATTCCTCGAGCGTGGCGAGAGCTCGCTCGGCGGGCGCATCCCGGTCAACACCTCGGGCGGGCTGCTGCGCAAGGGACATCCGGTTGGGGCCACCGGCGTGGCACAGATCGCCGAAGTCACCTGGCAGTTGCAGGGACGTGCCGGTGGGCGCCAGGTGCAGGGAGCCCGGGTCGGCCTGTGCCACAACGGCGGCGGTTCGCTCGGAAACGATACCGCCGTGATGAACATCACGATCGCGATGCGTTGA
- a CDS encoding AMP-binding protein: MRERNELILADLIALRAERQPDLDVLTFEHLSLDGGTTPDEVRTYADLFVNGNRIAAWLRARGMQPGDRFAIALRNHAEFVDAMVAASITGTVFVPIDPRTRADKLAFMVNNSGSRGILCSRYNLAEICRAEADCPRLEWLLMLDEGEAGDAPRSRLLVQRVADVLAAPAVTVDPFPSTLQHPLQVIYTSGTTGDPKGIVANNQRFGGTGMVGALFGYRADERPYTGLSFTHSNAQTTALCPALWSGLRAVFSRKFTKSRLWEVCRHYGCTTFSLLGGMATAIYAEPERPDDADNPVRLIISGGMPAAIWEAFETRFGVQILEIYGANDGGGLALKPPGVGPIGSFGKPLPNWEMRILDDDGNECPPGVSGEICCRPAQGSQASVEIEYLGNPEASRKKVRDGWNRSGDVGHRDADGWMYFDYRKGGGIRHNGDFITPGFVEKVIAEHPSVDDVYVYGVPARSGSPGEKDVVAAIVARDRASFDPQAVFAHCRAGLEPNFVPGYLQLLDEIPKTASEKPQERFLIELFGSDTQNVFTAD, translated from the coding sequence GTGCGCGAACGCAACGAACTGATCCTCGCCGACCTGATCGCGCTGCGCGCAGAACGGCAGCCCGATCTGGACGTGCTCACCTTCGAGCATCTCAGTCTCGACGGCGGAACCACTCCCGACGAGGTCCGCACCTACGCGGACCTGTTCGTCAACGGCAACCGTATCGCGGCGTGGTTGCGGGCACGCGGCATGCAGCCCGGCGACCGTTTCGCGATCGCGTTGCGCAACCACGCCGAGTTCGTCGATGCGATGGTCGCCGCCTCGATCACCGGCACGGTGTTCGTGCCGATCGACCCGCGCACGCGCGCCGACAAGCTGGCGTTCATGGTGAACAATTCGGGGAGCCGCGGCATCCTGTGCTCGCGGTACAACCTCGCTGAAATCTGTCGCGCCGAAGCCGATTGCCCTCGGCTCGAATGGCTGCTGATGCTCGACGAAGGCGAAGCCGGCGACGCGCCACGCTCGCGACTGCTCGTGCAGCGCGTGGCCGACGTGCTGGCCGCGCCGGCCGTGACCGTCGATCCATTCCCTTCCACACTGCAGCACCCGCTGCAGGTGATCTACACCTCGGGCACCACCGGCGACCCGAAGGGAATCGTCGCCAACAACCAGCGCTTCGGCGGTACCGGCATGGTCGGCGCGCTGTTCGGCTACCGCGCGGACGAGCGACCCTACACCGGGCTGTCGTTCACGCACAGCAACGCGCAGACGACGGCACTCTGCCCGGCGCTGTGGTCCGGCCTGCGTGCGGTGTTCAGCCGCAAGTTCACCAAATCCAGGCTGTGGGAAGTCTGTCGCCACTACGGCTGCACCACCTTCTCGCTCCTCGGCGGCATGGCGACCGCGATCTACGCCGAACCCGAACGCCCCGACGACGCGGACAACCCGGTACGCCTGATCATCAGCGGCGGCATGCCGGCGGCGATCTGGGAAGCTTTCGAAACGCGTTTCGGCGTGCAGATCCTGGAAATCTACGGTGCCAACGACGGCGGTGGTCTGGCACTGAAGCCACCCGGCGTCGGACCGATCGGGTCCTTCGGCAAACCGTTGCCCAACTGGGAGATGCGCATCCTCGACGACGATGGCAACGAATGCCCTCCCGGCGTATCGGGCGAGATCTGCTGCCGCCCGGCCCAGGGCAGTCAGGCATCGGTCGAAATCGAATACCTCGGCAATCCGGAAGCATCGAGGAAGAAGGTGCGCGACGGCTGGAACCGCAGCGGCGACGTAGGGCACCGCGACGCCGACGGATGGATGTACTTCGACTACCGCAAGGGCGGTGGCATCCGCCACAACGGTGACTTCATCACCCCGGGTTTCGTCGAGAAGGTGATTGCCGAGCACCCGTCGGTCGATGACGTCTACGTCTACGGCGTTCCGGCACGCTCCGGCTCACCGGGCGAAAAGGACGTGGTCGCCGCGATCGTCGCGCGCGATCGGGCGAGCTTCGACCCGCAGGCGGTGTTCGCGCACTGCCGCGCCGGGCTCGAACCGAACTTCGTGCCGGGCTATCTGCAACTGCTCGACGAGATCCCGAAGACCGCTTCCGAAAAGCCTCAGGAACGCTTCCTGATCGAGCTGTTCGGCTCCGACACGCAGAACGTTTTCACGGCGGATTGA
- a CDS encoding wax ester/triacylglycerol synthase family O-acyltransferase, with amino-acid sequence MLRLSNLDAGLLHGETPEMPMHTMGILLLEKPARAFHERFERTLQARLHLIPPLRRRLVASPLGIGDPHWIEDPDFRLSNHVLRAALPAPGGTRELEAFAGLLAGRLLDRSRPLWEIHLVEGLHDGSIALIVKVHHAVMDGSRLVAALETLLDPSPRVRRMPPPQRAWTPEPEPSLGWKALDASRALVKRPYRLVGSAAEIAGTLLRRRPAATAAERTDAEAPARARAFDAPPTPFNGRLSTLRAIGMGDVALDSVKAIGKHFGTSVNDVVLAASCAALRAWLIAHDALPATPLLATVPVAQRAADGDPERGNRISMFLVALPVQQADARERLLAIREQTAVARKRHSSNQGDVFRQAADQLLNLFPPSTLSRIMTIYSGSELADRITPPWNLVISNVPGPQAPRYCVGTRVQRIHPFGPLQLGSGINITVMSSAGRLCIGALACRRMMPDVALVTDGFAAEIAHLDRIAHAARRRHGQPPRNT; translated from the coding sequence ATGTTGCGTCTGTCCAACCTCGACGCCGGCCTGCTGCACGGCGAGACGCCGGAGATGCCGATGCACACGATGGGCATCCTGCTGCTCGAGAAGCCGGCGCGTGCGTTCCATGAGCGCTTCGAACGCACACTGCAGGCACGCCTGCACCTGATCCCGCCGTTGCGACGACGCCTGGTTGCAAGCCCCCTCGGGATCGGGGACCCGCACTGGATCGAAGATCCCGACTTCCGCCTGTCGAATCACGTGTTGCGCGCAGCACTCCCGGCACCCGGTGGCACGCGCGAGCTGGAAGCCTTCGCCGGCCTGCTCGCAGGCCGCCTGCTCGACCGTTCGCGGCCGCTGTGGGAGATCCACCTGGTCGAGGGACTGCACGACGGATCGATCGCCCTGATCGTCAAGGTGCATCACGCGGTGATGGACGGATCCCGGCTGGTCGCGGCGCTCGAGACGCTGCTCGACCCGTCGCCGCGCGTACGACGCATGCCGCCACCGCAACGAGCATGGACCCCGGAACCGGAGCCGTCGCTCGGGTGGAAGGCGCTCGATGCCTCGCGCGCACTCGTCAAACGGCCATACCGCCTCGTCGGCAGCGCGGCCGAGATTGCCGGCACGCTGTTGCGGCGCAGGCCGGCAGCAACCGCAGCAGAGCGCACGGATGCCGAGGCTCCCGCCCGTGCGCGGGCCTTCGATGCGCCACCCACTCCGTTCAACGGCCGGCTATCGACGCTGCGTGCGATCGGCATGGGCGATGTCGCGCTCGACAGCGTGAAGGCGATCGGCAAGCACTTCGGAACCAGCGTGAACGATGTGGTACTCGCGGCAAGCTGCGCGGCCCTGCGTGCCTGGCTGATTGCACACGACGCACTGCCCGCGACCCCGCTGCTCGCCACGGTGCCGGTGGCGCAGCGTGCTGCCGACGGCGACCCGGAGCGCGGCAACCGTATTTCGATGTTTCTGGTCGCCCTGCCGGTCCAGCAAGCCGATGCGCGCGAGCGTCTGCTGGCGATCCGCGAACAGACTGCCGTTGCCAGGAAACGTCACAGCAGCAACCAGGGCGATGTGTTCCGCCAGGCGGCGGACCAGCTGCTGAACCTGTTCCCGCCCTCGACGCTGTCGCGGATCATGACGATCTACTCGGGCAGTGAACTCGCCGATCGCATCACGCCACCGTGGAACCTGGTGATCTCGAACGTGCCGGGACCGCAGGCCCCACGTTACTGCGTCGGCACGCGCGTGCAGCGCATCCATCCCTTCGGCCCCCTGCAACTCGGTTCAGGTATCAACATCACGGTGATGAGCTCGGCGGGACGGTTGTGCATCGGCGCGCTGGCATGCCGGCGCATGATGCCGGACGTCGCGCTGGTGACGGACGGTTTTGCTGCGGAAATCGCCCACCTCGATCGCATCGCACATGCCGCGCGCCGTCGCCACGGCCAACCGCCCCGCAACACATGA
- a CDS encoding nitroreductase family protein encodes MSVLLDLTPDEVLSTTRAVRKRLDLQRPVPRAIVEECMALAMQAPNGSNMNTWRFVAVDDRATIARMAAIYNAAMDDQIRALGDAVGENYAGASIPGSEKIGDSVQYLREHLAEVPVLVIPVFAGRTENASVFLQASMWGSIVQSAWSFMLALRPRGLGSCWTTVHLHREREMAELLGIPHHYTHAGLFPVAYTQGTDFRPAWRRPVNEVLFWNNFGNSAESSAD; translated from the coding sequence ATGAGTGTATTGCTCGACCTCACGCCCGACGAAGTCCTCTCCACCACCCGGGCAGTGCGCAAGCGTCTCGACCTGCAGCGCCCGGTACCGCGCGCGATCGTCGAGGAATGCATGGCGCTCGCGATGCAGGCGCCGAACGGCTCCAACATGAACACCTGGCGCTTCGTCGCGGTCGACGATCGCGCGACGATCGCACGCATGGCGGCGATCTACAACGCCGCGATGGACGACCAGATCCGCGCGCTCGGTGATGCGGTCGGCGAGAACTACGCCGGCGCCTCGATTCCCGGCTCGGAGAAAATCGGCGACTCGGTGCAATACCTGCGTGAACACCTGGCCGAGGTACCGGTACTCGTGATACCGGTGTTCGCGGGACGCACCGAGAACGCGAGCGTGTTCCTGCAGGCGAGCATGTGGGGTTCGATCGTGCAGTCGGCATGGAGCTTCATGCTCGCACTGCGTCCGCGCGGTCTCGGCAGTTGCTGGACCACGGTCCACCTGCACCGCGAGCGCGAAATGGCGGAGCTGCTCGGCATTCCTCACCACTACACCCACGCCGGGCTCTTTCCGGTCGCGTACACGCAGGGCACGGATTTCCGGCCTGCGTGGCGCAGACCGGTGAACGAGGTGCTGTTCTGGAACAACTTCGGCAACAGCGCCGAGAGCAGCGCCGATTGA
- a CDS encoding TonB-dependent receptor, with protein sequence MNDTHRGNLALRLACAIACATAGTLSQAQDASGGQSTQLEEIIVTAQKREQNLQKVPVAVTALSSDTLEKFRVTGINDISGLAPNFQIITQGIQSIPIVSIRGIASGVSDSAVDPKIGLYLDGVYIGRSVGAIFDIADIERVEVLRGPQGTLFGRNATGGAISLVTAAPSGEFHLRQDVSAGNFDAWRTRTTLDLPAWGNLALKFTYMHDEQEGTMRNLIGGGHIDLRQRDPRLGVQKYADKLGGREVDAYMVAARWQANDTFTVDYRYDYTDSETVGFPNQQIGIIDGSALAGMMGLIHSLQPAYGGITNMSPKRLGRIASATSVQPMTVEGHNLTLSWDLAEGINLKSISAYRKLDQDPNIFDLASTGGWKFSDAQLQALLLGNFNAIFDPANAPGPNDSFFSLLTARSMEQRQFSQELQFTMTRERYDLVAGLFYFDEKSPELDTLGIMEPVTNGVVVPAWYDSIFGSGTTELEARNESRAVYAQATWHATERLDLTAGIRYTQDDRETRLVRIAAATGSTLQPGTYKDDFSKTNYTLIADYWVNPDVMVYAKLATGYVSGGIMSGIPYQPEELESWEAGIKSQFFDNRLRVNAAAFFMDYTDLQVQTFVDGSQRFDNAGEAEVKGLELEVDAVPMDGLTLGGSFGWTDYEFKKYILPPPDGDIAHEAHPAWTPKRSLRLSAQYDFPAFAWGGNAFMRLDGRYRSRSEVGVRFTHDPDIDRVTYSKAHWIVDARAGVAEIPLGKTALSISAWAKNLLNEDDVIVFGATVINQMVSYAPERTYGIDLTIRM encoded by the coding sequence ATGAACGACACTCATAGGGGAAACCTTGCGCTGCGCCTTGCGTGCGCCATCGCGTGTGCAACAGCAGGCACGCTTTCACAGGCCCAGGATGCTTCCGGCGGCCAGAGCACCCAACTGGAGGAAATCATCGTCACGGCGCAGAAACGCGAGCAGAACCTGCAGAAGGTGCCGGTCGCCGTGACCGCACTCAGCAGCGACACGCTGGAGAAGTTCCGCGTCACGGGCATCAACGACATCTCCGGCCTCGCACCGAACTTCCAGATCATCACGCAGGGCATCCAGTCGATTCCGATCGTCTCGATCCGCGGCATCGCATCCGGGGTTTCCGACAGCGCGGTCGATCCGAAGATCGGACTGTATCTCGACGGTGTCTATATCGGCCGCAGCGTCGGTGCGATCTTCGACATCGCCGACATCGAGCGCGTCGAGGTACTGCGTGGACCGCAGGGCACGCTGTTCGGCCGCAACGCCACCGGCGGCGCGATCAGCCTCGTCACGGCGGCACCGAGCGGCGAATTCCACCTGCGCCAGGACGTCTCGGCCGGCAACTTCGACGCCTGGCGCACCCGAACCACGCTCGATCTGCCGGCGTGGGGCAATCTGGCCCTGAAGTTCACGTACATGCACGACGAACAGGAAGGCACCATGCGCAACCTGATCGGCGGAGGTCACATCGATCTGCGCCAGCGCGACCCGCGTCTCGGCGTGCAGAAGTACGCCGACAAACTCGGTGGTCGTGAAGTGGACGCGTACATGGTGGCAGCACGCTGGCAGGCAAACGACACCTTCACGGTCGACTATCGCTACGATTACACCGACAGTGAAACGGTCGGTTTTCCAAACCAGCAGATCGGCATCATCGACGGCTCGGCGCTTGCAGGGATGATGGGATTGATCCACTCGCTGCAGCCCGCCTACGGCGGCATCACGAACATGTCACCCAAGCGGCTGGGGCGAATCGCCTCCGCCACCAGCGTGCAGCCGATGACGGTCGAGGGGCATAACCTCACGCTGAGCTGGGATCTCGCCGAGGGCATCAACCTGAAAAGCATCAGCGCGTACCGCAAGCTCGACCAGGATCCGAACATTTTCGATCTCGCGTCGACCGGCGGCTGGAAGTTCAGCGACGCACAACTGCAGGCGCTGCTGCTTGGCAACTTCAATGCGATATTCGACCCGGCCAATGCACCCGGGCCGAACGATTCCTTTTTCAGCCTGCTGACCGCACGTTCGATGGAACAGCGCCAGTTCAGTCAGGAACTGCAGTTCACGATGACGCGCGAACGTTACGATCTGGTTGCCGGGCTGTTCTACTTCGACGAGAAATCACCGGAACTCGACACCCTCGGCATCATGGAGCCGGTCACCAACGGCGTCGTGGTGCCGGCCTGGTACGACAGCATCTTCGGCAGCGGAACCACCGAACTCGAGGCACGCAACGAGTCACGCGCCGTCTATGCGCAGGCAACCTGGCACGCAACCGAAAGGCTCGATCTGACTGCAGGCATCCGTTATACGCAGGACGACCGGGAGACCAGGCTCGTACGCATCGCGGCTGCAACCGGCAGCACCCTCCAGCCCGGCACCTACAAGGACGATTTCAGCAAGACGAACTACACGCTGATCGCCGACTACTGGGTGAACCCGGATGTGATGGTCTACGCGAAGCTCGCCACCGGCTATGTCTCGGGCGGTATCATGAGCGGCATTCCGTACCAGCCGGAGGAACTCGAGAGCTGGGAGGCAGGCATCAAGTCACAATTTTTCGACAACCGCCTGCGTGTCAACGCGGCCGCCTTCTTCATGGATTACACCGACCTGCAGGTGCAGACCTTCGTCGATGGTTCGCAGCGCTTCGACAACGCCGGCGAAGCCGAGGTGAAGGGGCTGGAACTCGAAGTCGATGCCGTACCCATGGACGGACTCACGCTCGGCGGCAGCTTCGGCTGGACCGACTATGAATTCAAGAAGTACATACTGCCCCCGCCGGACGGCGACATTGCGCATGAAGCGCACCCTGCGTGGACGCCCAAGCGCAGCCTGCGCCTGTCGGCCCAATACGATTTTCCGGCGTTTGCCTGGGGTGGCAATGCCTTCATGCGCCTCGACGGACGCTATCGTTCACGCAGTGAAGTCGGCGTGAGGTTTACCCACGACCCGGACATCGACCGCGTGACCTACAGCAAGGCGCACTGGATCGTCGATGCACGCGCGGGCGTGGCGGAAATTCCGCTCGGCAAGACAGCGCTCAGCATCTCGGCGTGGGCGAAGAATCTGCTGAACGAGGACGATGTGATCGTCTTTGGCGCGACCGTGATCAACCAGATGGTGAGCTACGCACCCGAACGCACCTACGGCATCGATCTCACGATCCGGATGTGA